A region of Triplophysa dalaica isolate WHDGS20190420 chromosome 18, ASM1584641v1, whole genome shotgun sequence DNA encodes the following proteins:
- the nexn gene encoding nexilin isoform X1 yields MTEVMSVAHVSTDTMHINDTENTTDIDDANEAENMSDDKNHEEEHTTGSAECVTEEVEMNDVADKPKKIASSEQEEEEPVEEIKTTCRARKRERVHKTNDANITEVDNMNDVADESHDTDLANMSEVAFKQEKLLKTSKPVQRSYVPKLGKGDVKNKFEAMQKAREERNQSRSHEEQKKRRDQYVKEKEYIRRKQMIKELLASSDEEEEVKPTKIEKSYVPKITGSVKGKFAEMEKQRQEEERKKTEEERNKRAAQEAIEKAKIQKELAKKAQAEGDDSLLVRVVPSKFQRQPGKMKVNFEDIEKNREEELKKRAEEEKKKRYDENKLSFREAKRRSIVEPLDDTESTSKGKEQVTPGKLRLTFEEQEKERQEQQRKMAEEEARRRLEEEKKAFEEAKLGMVEDDEDSKIVQGEKEEFKPGKLRLSFEELERQRLEEEHKRVGEERKTRIKEERKAFAEARKSMILNDDDDTLLVMINSDGTKPGKLAISFEDLERQRQEEEHKRKEEEAKRRLEEEKRLFAEARKSMSPGLDQDYMTAYGDKEIQDDDDTLVRTESQEAMHPGKLEIKFEEMLKMKEDAERKRKDEARRMKMEMEKKEFEQLRQEMGEDEVNESTEVVSAEYEELTKLKRAGSIHAKSLKSKFEKIKQLTEEDIQKKIEEERARRKEIDEKIKEREAERCQEDDNDDKTTQAKVEDAPFRQKVDMRARFEQMSKAREEEQRKKIEEQKIHRMEFEQQEIDAALQKKREEEEEEEGSIINGSAAYEDEEDHARSGAPWFKKPLKNQSVVDAEPVRFTVKITGEPKPEVTWWFEGELLPDSEDYQYIERGETFCLYLPESFPEDEGEYMCKAVNSRGTAASTCILTIETEDY; encoded by the exons ATGACTGAAGTGATGAGTGTGGCGCATGTGTCAACAGACACGATGCATATAAAcgacacagaaaacacaactGACATTGATGATGCTAATGAAGCAGAGAACATGAGTGATGACAAAAACCATGAAGAGGAACACACAACAGGCTCAGCTGAATGTGTGACTGAAGAGGTGGAGATGAATGATGTGGCAGATAAACCAAAGAAGATAGCGTCATCGgagcaggaggaggaggagccCGTGGAGGAGATAAAGACCACCTGCAGAGCGAGGAAGCGAGAGAGGGTTCATAAAACAAATGATGCAAACATCACTGAGGTGGACAATATGAACGATGTTGCTgatgaatcacatgacacagaTTTGGCAAATATGTCAGAGGTGGCATTTAAACAAGAG AAACTGCTTAAAACATCAAAGCCTGTACAGAGGAGTTATGTACCCAAGTTGGGCAAAGGAGATGTAAAGAATAAGTTTGAGGCCATGCAGAAAGCTAGAGAGGAAAGAAACCAAAGCAGAAGTCACGAAGAGCAAAAGAAACGCAGGGATCAGTATGTTAAAGAAAAAGAATACATTCGCAGGAAGCAAATG ATAAAGGAACTTCTCGCCTCCAGTGATGAAGAGGAGGAGGTGAAGCCGACCAAGATAGAGAAATCATACGTTCCCAAGATTACAG GCAGCGTAAAGGGCAAGTTTGCAGAGATGGAGAAACAGAGGCAGGAGgaagagaggaaaaaaacagaagaggAGAGAAATAAGCGGGCCGCACAGGAGGCAATTGAGAAGGCCAAGATTCAGAAAGAGTTGGCCAAGAAGGCACAGGCG GAAGGTGATGACAGTCTTTTGGTAAGAGTGGTGCCATCAAAATTCCAGAGACAACCAGGAAAGATGAAGGTCAACTTTGAGGACATAGAGAAGAACCGCGAGGAAGAATTAAAGAAGCGTGCAgaagaggagaagaagaagagataCGACGAGAACAAACTGTCTTTCCGTGAGGCGAAGAGACGCTCTATAGTTGAACCG CTGGACGATACAGAGTCTACATCTAAAGGGAAGGAGCAGGTGACCCCTGGCAAACTACGTCTGACCTTTGAAgagcaggagaaagagagacaggagCAGCAGAGAAAGATGGCGGAAGAGGAGGCCAGGCGCAGACTGGAGGAGGAGAAAAAAGCGTTTGAGGAGGCCAAGCTGGGCATG GTCGAGGATGATGAGGACAGTAAAATAGTCCAGGGAGAGAAGGAAGAATTTAAGCCTGGTAAGCTGCGACTCAGCTTTGAGGAGCTAGAACGACAGAGACTTGAAGAGGAACATAAACGTGTGGGGGAAGAAAGAAAAACGCGCATTAAAGAAGAAAGGAAGGCATTTGCAGAAGCCAGAAAGAGCATG attttaaatgatgacgATGACACCCTGCTGGTCATGATCAATTCAGACGGGACCAAACCTGGGAAGCTGGCCATCAGCTTTGAGGATCTAGAAAGACAGAGACAAGAAGAAGAGCATAAAAGGAAAGAAGAAGAGGCCAAGAGACGTCTGGAAGAGGAGAAAAGACTTTTTGCAGAAGCTCGCAAAAGCATG AGCCCAGGACTGGATCAGGATTATATGACCGCATATGGAGATAAAGAA ATACAAGATGATGATGACACTCTGGTACGGACAGAGTCACAGGAAGCAATGCATCCTGGAAAACTGGAAATCAAGTTCGAAGAGATGCTAAAGATGAAAGAAGATGCAGAGAGGAAGCGCAAAGATGAGGCAAGACGCATGAAAATGGAAATGGAGAAGAAGGAGTTTGAACAGCTGCGGCAAGAGATGGGCGAG gatgAGGTCAATGAAAGCACTGAGGTGGTGAGTGCCGAATACGAAGAGCTGACAAAGCTGAAGCGGGCCGGCTCCATCCATGCCAAATCCCTGAAGTCCAAGTTTGAGAAGATCAAGCAGCTCACGGAGGAGGATATCCAGAAGAAGATTGAGGAGGAAAGAGCACGGAGGAAAGAAATCGATGAGAAAATCAAGGAGAGAGAGGCAGAGCGATGTCAGGAG GATGACAACGACGACAAAACCACGCAAGCTAAAGTGGAGGATGCCCCATTTAGACAGAAAGTGGACATGCGCGCGCGGTTCGAACAAATGTCAAAAGCCAGGGAAGAGGAGCAGAGGAAAAAGATCGAAGAGCAGAAGATACATAGGATGGAGTTTGAACAACAAGAGATTGACGCTGCTCTTCAAAAA AAAagggaagaagaggaggaagaggaaggtAGCATCATCAACGGTTCTGCAGCCTACGAAGACGAAGAAGACCACGCCAGGTCGGGTGCACCGTGGTTTAAAAAACCTCTAAAGAACCAGTCGGTGGTTGACGCAGAGCCTGTACGATTCACGGTGAAGATCACAGGGGAACCCAAACCAGAGGTCACCTGGTGGTTTGAGGGTGAGCTGCTGCCGGACTCGGAAGACTATCAGTACATTGAGAGAGGAGAGACCTTCTGCCTGTATCTACCAGAATCCTTTCCTGAAGATGAAGGAGAGTACATGTGCAAAGCCGTCAACAGCCGAGGCACGGCCGCCAGCACCTGCATCCTTACCATTGAAA CTGAGGACTACTGA
- the nexn gene encoding nexilin isoform X2: protein MTEVMSVAHVSTDTMHINDTENTTDIDDANEAENMSDDKNHEEEHTTGSAECVTEEVEMNDVADKPKKIASSEQEEEEPVEEIKTTCRARKRERVHKTNDANITEVDNMNDVADESHDTDLANMSEVAFKQEKLLKTSKPVQRSYVPKLGKGDVKNKFEAMQKAREERNQSRSHEEQKKRRDQYVKEKEYIRRKQMIKELLASSDEEEEVKPTKIEKSYVPKITGSVKGKFAEMEKQRQEEERKKTEEERNKRAAQEAIEKAKIQKELAKKAQAEGDDSLLVRVVPSKFQRQPGKMKVNFEDIEKNREEELKKRAEEEKKKRYDENKLSFREAKRRSIVEPLDDTESTSKGKEQVTPGKLRLTFEEQEKERQEQQRKMAEEEARRRLEEEKKAFEEAKLGMVEDDEDSKIVQGEKEEFKPGKLRLSFEELERQRLEEEHKRVGEERKTRIKEERKAFAEARKSMILNDDDDTLLVMINSDGTKPGKLAISFEDLERQRQEEEHKRKEEEAKRRLEEEKRLFAEARKSMIQDDDDTLVRTESQEAMHPGKLEIKFEEMLKMKEDAERKRKDEARRMKMEMEKKEFEQLRQEMGEDEVNESTEVVSAEYEELTKLKRAGSIHAKSLKSKFEKIKQLTEEDIQKKIEEERARRKEIDEKIKEREAERCQEDDNDDKTTQAKVEDAPFRQKVDMRARFEQMSKAREEEQRKKIEEQKIHRMEFEQQEIDAALQKKREEEEEEEGSIINGSAAYEDEEDHARSGAPWFKKPLKNQSVVDAEPVRFTVKITGEPKPEVTWWFEGELLPDSEDYQYIERGETFCLYLPESFPEDEGEYMCKAVNSRGTAASTCILTIETEDY from the exons ATGACTGAAGTGATGAGTGTGGCGCATGTGTCAACAGACACGATGCATATAAAcgacacagaaaacacaactGACATTGATGATGCTAATGAAGCAGAGAACATGAGTGATGACAAAAACCATGAAGAGGAACACACAACAGGCTCAGCTGAATGTGTGACTGAAGAGGTGGAGATGAATGATGTGGCAGATAAACCAAAGAAGATAGCGTCATCGgagcaggaggaggaggagccCGTGGAGGAGATAAAGACCACCTGCAGAGCGAGGAAGCGAGAGAGGGTTCATAAAACAAATGATGCAAACATCACTGAGGTGGACAATATGAACGATGTTGCTgatgaatcacatgacacagaTTTGGCAAATATGTCAGAGGTGGCATTTAAACAAGAG AAACTGCTTAAAACATCAAAGCCTGTACAGAGGAGTTATGTACCCAAGTTGGGCAAAGGAGATGTAAAGAATAAGTTTGAGGCCATGCAGAAAGCTAGAGAGGAAAGAAACCAAAGCAGAAGTCACGAAGAGCAAAAGAAACGCAGGGATCAGTATGTTAAAGAAAAAGAATACATTCGCAGGAAGCAAATG ATAAAGGAACTTCTCGCCTCCAGTGATGAAGAGGAGGAGGTGAAGCCGACCAAGATAGAGAAATCATACGTTCCCAAGATTACAG GCAGCGTAAAGGGCAAGTTTGCAGAGATGGAGAAACAGAGGCAGGAGgaagagaggaaaaaaacagaagaggAGAGAAATAAGCGGGCCGCACAGGAGGCAATTGAGAAGGCCAAGATTCAGAAAGAGTTGGCCAAGAAGGCACAGGCG GAAGGTGATGACAGTCTTTTGGTAAGAGTGGTGCCATCAAAATTCCAGAGACAACCAGGAAAGATGAAGGTCAACTTTGAGGACATAGAGAAGAACCGCGAGGAAGAATTAAAGAAGCGTGCAgaagaggagaagaagaagagataCGACGAGAACAAACTGTCTTTCCGTGAGGCGAAGAGACGCTCTATAGTTGAACCG CTGGACGATACAGAGTCTACATCTAAAGGGAAGGAGCAGGTGACCCCTGGCAAACTACGTCTGACCTTTGAAgagcaggagaaagagagacaggagCAGCAGAGAAAGATGGCGGAAGAGGAGGCCAGGCGCAGACTGGAGGAGGAGAAAAAAGCGTTTGAGGAGGCCAAGCTGGGCATG GTCGAGGATGATGAGGACAGTAAAATAGTCCAGGGAGAGAAGGAAGAATTTAAGCCTGGTAAGCTGCGACTCAGCTTTGAGGAGCTAGAACGACAGAGACTTGAAGAGGAACATAAACGTGTGGGGGAAGAAAGAAAAACGCGCATTAAAGAAGAAAGGAAGGCATTTGCAGAAGCCAGAAAGAGCATG attttaaatgatgacgATGACACCCTGCTGGTCATGATCAATTCAGACGGGACCAAACCTGGGAAGCTGGCCATCAGCTTTGAGGATCTAGAAAGACAGAGACAAGAAGAAGAGCATAAAAGGAAAGAAGAAGAGGCCAAGAGACGTCTGGAAGAGGAGAAAAGACTTTTTGCAGAAGCTCGCAAAAGCATG ATACAAGATGATGATGACACTCTGGTACGGACAGAGTCACAGGAAGCAATGCATCCTGGAAAACTGGAAATCAAGTTCGAAGAGATGCTAAAGATGAAAGAAGATGCAGAGAGGAAGCGCAAAGATGAGGCAAGACGCATGAAAATGGAAATGGAGAAGAAGGAGTTTGAACAGCTGCGGCAAGAGATGGGCGAG gatgAGGTCAATGAAAGCACTGAGGTGGTGAGTGCCGAATACGAAGAGCTGACAAAGCTGAAGCGGGCCGGCTCCATCCATGCCAAATCCCTGAAGTCCAAGTTTGAGAAGATCAAGCAGCTCACGGAGGAGGATATCCAGAAGAAGATTGAGGAGGAAAGAGCACGGAGGAAAGAAATCGATGAGAAAATCAAGGAGAGAGAGGCAGAGCGATGTCAGGAG GATGACAACGACGACAAAACCACGCAAGCTAAAGTGGAGGATGCCCCATTTAGACAGAAAGTGGACATGCGCGCGCGGTTCGAACAAATGTCAAAAGCCAGGGAAGAGGAGCAGAGGAAAAAGATCGAAGAGCAGAAGATACATAGGATGGAGTTTGAACAACAAGAGATTGACGCTGCTCTTCAAAAA AAAagggaagaagaggaggaagaggaaggtAGCATCATCAACGGTTCTGCAGCCTACGAAGACGAAGAAGACCACGCCAGGTCGGGTGCACCGTGGTTTAAAAAACCTCTAAAGAACCAGTCGGTGGTTGACGCAGAGCCTGTACGATTCACGGTGAAGATCACAGGGGAACCCAAACCAGAGGTCACCTGGTGGTTTGAGGGTGAGCTGCTGCCGGACTCGGAAGACTATCAGTACATTGAGAGAGGAGAGACCTTCTGCCTGTATCTACCAGAATCCTTTCCTGAAGATGAAGGAGAGTACATGTGCAAAGCCGTCAACAGCCGAGGCACGGCCGCCAGCACCTGCATCCTTACCATTGAAA CTGAGGACTACTGA